One region of Camelina sativa cultivar DH55 chromosome 6, Cs, whole genome shotgun sequence genomic DNA includes:
- the LOC104792084 gene encoding TBCC domain-containing protein 1 isoform X2, giving the protein MIRHPKKDLQLHHHRTSLSLLSQSLSLLPPRATNQSIMTEEQDLIDQSPPPSAPDPEPNPNPNPNSVIHPRRVSFEHGLLPIQKLVFTDPIQTLAPVKQKLADAASNNRVGSAAIADVLQISGDHARLVLETLGSVLHSESDPLVKAKPEEVDSVGADLRDLILFLYIQSYKKLLPRTHKDSAAVADVWPSTSAFDGYLSALSPIQLVRSNSRRFMPSQADDEAHQLSYLQKHLANIISLLAEPVEGEGDESLVLSMEAFEHLGFLVQFGDKGSDVSPLSQATPFFANSDPDMPAVPVPASQVHDWLLQNIASALESVTEKISGKENGPSNASDQDDAMSDVGDAPNKVAPSTRGPCLIEGVSKASLVKQASDLRGRSVKVVNCHDSVIYLLAPLRYATVHGCSDTTIVLGAVGKALKVEHCERVHVIAAAKRVCIANCRECVFFLGVNQRPLIVGDNHKLQVAPYNTFYSHLEGHMSEVGVEPTINKWDKPLALGAVDPHDSLSHPAGVADAQAESAASVDPDQFVNFLIPNWFSGEDIGSTKDNPFQLPDAYMAAQQRNLKNFEETRRSLNEAPLEENRKREVSSALHVYFKDWLYASGNIRQLYCLQGD; this is encoded by the exons ATGATTCGTCACCCAAAGAAAGATCTGCAACTTCACCACCACCGGACCagtctctctctcctctctcaatctctctctcttctaccTCCTCGCGCGACGAATCAATCAATCATGACTGAAGAACAAGACCTCATCGACCAATCGCCACCACCTTCAGCACCCGACCCTGAACCAAACCCGAACCCCAATCCGAATTCAGTTATCCATCCGAGACGTGTGTCTTTCGAGCACGGGCTCCTCCCGATCCAGAAACTCGTTTTCACCGACCCGATCCAAACCCTAGCTCCTGTCAAGCAGAAGCTAGCCGATGCCGCTTCTAATAACCGCGTTGGATCGGCTGCAATCGCCGACGTTCTCCAGATCTCCGGCGACCATGCGCGTCTCGTTCTCGAGACTCTTGGTTCCGTTCTTCATTCCGAGTCCGACCCTCTGGTTAAGGCCAAACCTGAGGAAGTTGATTCCGTCGGAGCTGATTTGCGGGATCTAATTTTGTTTCTGTACATTCAATCGTATAAGAAGTTGCTTCCTAGGACGCACAAGGACTCCGCTGCTGTGGCTGATGTGTGGCCATCCACTTCAGCTTTTGATGGATACTTGTCTGCGTTATCGCCAATTCAG CTTGTTCGGAGCAACAGCCGTCGGTTTATGCCATCACAAGCTGATGATGAAGCTCATCAATTGTCATATCTGCAAAAACATTTAGCAAACATCATTTCTCTTCTTGCAGAGCCTGTTgagggagaaggagatgaaTCATTG GTTCTCTCTATGGAGGCTTTTGAGCACCTGGGCTTTCTTGTTCAGTTTGGTGATAAGGGATCTGATGTATCTCCATTGAGCCAAGCTACTCCTTTTTTTGCAAATTCTGATCCGGATATGCCCGCTGTTCCAGTCCCCGCATCCCAAGTGCACGACTGGCTTCTGCAAAACATAGCTTCCGCGTTAGAAAGCGTTACTGAGAAAATTTCTGGAAAAGAGAACGGGCCTTCAAACGCTTCTGATCAAGATGATGCGATGTCAGATGTTGGTGATGCTCCGAACAAGGTTGCACCTAGTACTAGAGGCCCGTGTTTAATCGAGGGAGTCTCCAAGGCTTCACTTGTTAAGCAGGCCTCCGATTTAAGGGGTAGATCTGTGAAG GTTGTCAATTGCCACGATTCTGTAATTTACCTTTTAGCACCATTGCGATATGCTACTGTGCATGGATGTTCTGATACCACTATAGTTCTGGGAGCTGTTGGAAAG GCACTAAAAGTTGAGCACTGTGAGAGAGTCCATGTGATTGCAGCTGCCAAACGAGTGTGCATCGCCAATTGTCGTGAATGTGTATTCTTCTTGGGAGTCAATCAGCGACCACTTATAGTTGGTGATAACCACAAACTACAG GTTGCTCCATATAATACATTTTACTCTCATTTGGAGGGGCACATGAGTGAGGTGGGGGTTGAGCCAACTATTAACAAATGGGACAAACCGTTGGCACTGGGAGCAGTGGATCCACATGACTCACTGTCACATCCTGCCGGTGTCGCTGATGCACAGGCTGAATCAGCTGCTTCTGTAGACCCTGACCAGTTTGTCAACTTTTTG ATCCCAAACTGGTTTAGCGGCGAGGATATTGGTTCGACAAAAGACAATCCATTTCAATTGCCAGATGCTTATATGGCAGCTCAGCAGAGAAAC ctTAAGAACTTTGAAGAAACAAGACGGTCGCTAAATGAAGCACCTCTGGAAGAAAACCGGAAACGAGAGGTATCAAGTGCACTCCATGTGTATTTCAAAGACTGGCTCTACG CATCTGGAAATATAAGGCAACTCTATTGCCTACAAGGTGACTAA
- the LOC104792085 gene encoding G patch domain-containing protein 11-like isoform X1 — protein MAESTRNLTGLGGEAAKEAEDNDEYMGDLSQFIPPELTHASKRKESDKKPVIVEPSRKKLKNLSWHERRRLEKEKKQIEEDEQTLARIVDTPIGESNKGFQLLKQMGYKPGSALGKEGSGRSEPVTIDIRRSRAGVGREDPHKEKKKNEEIEAENEKRKVDEMLEDFGSRQKSQWRNKRVVINFRKARAALDQLENVQVVPEKKTEEDEDGKPDEEEEEEEEITEEDLQEILMKLRDEHRYCTFCGFQYETTEALLSNCPGVNEDDH, from the exons ATGGCAGAATCGACGAGAAATCTGACTGGCCTTGGAGGAGAAGCAGCGAAAGAAGCAGAAGACAATGATGAATACATGGGAGACTTATCTCAGTTTATTCCACCTGAACTTACCCATGCTTCCAAAAGAAAG gaaTCTGATAAGAAACCTGTAATCGTTGAACCATCTCGGAAGAAGTTAAAGAATCTCAGCTGGCACGAGAGGCGAAggttagagaaagagaagaaacaaatagaAGAGGATGAACAGACATTGGCTCGTATTGTAGACACTCCAATTGGTGAGTCTAACAAAGGGTTTCAGCTATTGAAGCAAATGGGTTACAAGCCAGGTTCTGCTCTTGGTAAAGAAGGCTCAGGTAG GTCTGAGCCAGTGACCATAGATATTAGAAGATCCAGGGCTGGTGTAGGAAGAGAGGATCCacacaaggagaagaagaagaatgaggagaTCGAGGCggagaatgagaagagaaaggTTGATGAGATGTTGGAGGATTTCGGGTCTAGACAGAAGTCTCAATGGCGTAACAAAAGAGTTGTGATTAACTTTAGGAAGGCTAGGGCCGCTCTTGATCAACTTGAGAATGTACAAGTTGTTCCCGAGAAGAAGACTGAGGAAGATGAGGATGGTAAGcctgatgaagaagaggaagaagaggaggagatcACTGAAGAG GATTTGCAAGAAATATTAATGAAATTGAGAGACGAACATCGGTATTGTACGTTTTGCGGGTTCCAG TATGAAACGACTGAAGCTCTTCTATCCAATTGTCCTGGCGTGAATGAGGATGATCACTAG
- the LOC104792085 gene encoding G patch domain-containing protein 11-like isoform X2 gives MAESTRNLTGLGGEAAKEAEDNDEYMGDLSQFIPPELTHASKRKESDKKPVIVEPSRKKLKNLSWHERRRLEKEKKQIEEDEQTLARIVDTPIGESNKGFQLLKQMGYKPGSALGKEGSGRSEPVTIDIRRSRAGVGREDPHKEKKKNEEIEAENEKRKVDEMLEDFGSRQKSQWRNKRVVINFRKARAALDQLENVQVVPEKKTEEDEDGKPDEEEEEEEEITEEDLQEILMKLRDEHRYCTFCGFQYETTEALLSNCPGVNEDDH, from the exons ATGGCAGAATCGACGAGAAATCTGACTGGCCTTGGAGGAGAAGCAGCGAAAGAAGCAGAAGACAATGATGAATACATGGGAGACTTATCTCAGTTTATTCCACCTGAACTTACCCATGCTTCCAAAAGAAAG gaaTCTGATAAGAAACCTGTAATCGTTGAACCATCTCGGAAGAAGTTAAAGAATCTCAGCTGGCACGAGAGGCGAAggttagagaaagagaagaaacaa atagaAGAGGATGAACAGACATTGGCTCGTATTGTAGACACTCCAATTGGTGAGTCTAACAAAGGGTTTCAGCTATTGAAGCAAATGGGTTACAAGCCAGGTTCTGCTCTTGGTAAAGAAGGCTCAGGTAGGTCTGAGCCAGTGACCATAGATATTAGAAGATCCAGGGCTGGTGTAGGAAGAGAGGATCCacacaaggagaagaagaagaatgaggagaTCGAGGCggagaatgagaagagaaaggTTGATGAGATGTTGGAGGATTTCGGGTCTAGACAGAAGTCTCAATGGCGTAACAAAAGAGTTGTGATTAACTTTAGGAAGGCTAGGGCCGCTCTTGATCAACTTGAGAATGTACAAGTTGTTCCCGAGAAGAAGACTGAGGAAGATGAGGATGGTAAGcctgatgaagaagaggaagaagaggaggagatcACTGAAGAG GATTTGCAAGAAATATTAATGAAATTGAGAGACGAACATCGGTATTGTACGTTTTGCGGGTTCCAG TATGAAACGACTGAAGCTCTTCTATCCAATTGTCCTGGCGTGAATGAGGATGATCACTAG
- the LOC104792086 gene encoding squamosa promoter-binding-like protein 15, producing MELLIGGSGQTESGGASSTKSSSLSGGLRFGQKIYFEDGSGSGSKNRVGTGHKSSTTTTTARCQVEGCKMDLSNAKAYYSRHKVCCIHSKSSKVIVSGLRQRFCQQCSRFHQLSEFDLEKRSCRRRLACHNERRRKPQPTTLYTSQYTRIAPSLYGDANAAMMKSVLGDPTVWSTARSVMRRSGPWQISPVKESHHQLMNVFSQESSSFTITCPEMMNNNSTDSSCALSLLSNSNSNSNPIQQQQQQLQTQTHIWRPSLGFDSMTVDRVTMAQPPPISSHHQYLNQTLEFMAGEKSSSHYMSPVLGPSQISEPDEFQISNGTTMDGFELSLHQQVLRQYMEPENTRAYDSSPHHFNWSL from the exons atggaGTTGTTGATAGGGGGTTCTGGTCAAACCGAGTCTGGTGGTGCTTCTTCCACCAAGTCATCTTCACTCAGTGGTGGACTCAGGTTTGGTCAGAAGATCTACTTCGAGGATGGATCCGGATCCGGAAGCAAGAACCGTGTCGGTACAGGTCATAAATCGTCGACCACGACGACAACGGCGAGATGCCAAGTGGAAGGTTGTAAAATGGATCTAAGCAATGCAAAAGCTTATTACTCAAGACACAAAGTTTGTTGCATTCACTCTAAATCATCTAAAGTCATTGTCTCTGGTCTTCGTCAAAGGTTTTGCCAACAATGCAGCAG GTTTCACCAGCTTTCTGAGTTTGACTTAGAGAAACGAAGTTGTCGTAGAAGACTTGCTTGTCATAACGAACGACGACGAAAACCACAACCCACAACTCTTTACACTTCTCAGTACACTCGAATTGCTCCATCTCTTTACG GAGACGCCAATGCTGCAATGATGAAAAGTGTTTTGGGAGATCCTACGGTGTGGTCAACCGCAAGATCAGTGATGCGAAGGTCTGGACCTTGGCAAATTAGCCCGGTTAAGGAAAGCCATCATCAACTCATGAATGTTTTCTCACAAGAAAGCTCAAGTTTTACTATAACATGTCCAGAGATGATGAACAACAATAGCACAGACTCAAGCtgtgctctctctcttctgtcaaactcaaactcaaactcaaacccgattcaacagcagcaacaacaacttCAGACACAAACCCATATCTGGCGACCATCTTTAGGTTTTGACTCTATGACCGTCGATAGGGTTACAATGGCTCAGCCACCGCCCATTTCAAGCCATCATCAGTACCTGAACCAAACGTTGGAATTCATGGCAGGCGAAAAGAGCAGTTCACATTACATGTCTCCTGTTTTGGGACCGAGTCAAATCTCTGAGCCAGATGAGTTTCAGATAAGCAATGGCACCACAATGGATGGATTCGAGTTGTCTCTTCATCAGCAGGTTCTGAGACAATACATGGAACCTGAGAACACAAGAGCTTATGACTCTTCTCCTCATCATTTCAATTGGTCTCTTTGA
- the LOC104792087 gene encoding uncharacterized protein LOC104792087, which produces MRRGRGKGKRQSASAREDRGSGEEEKIPAYRRRGRPQKAVKDEIEGGEEEEELVKKKTEKEEEKDDGSVTSKEDVTGNGRKRKKPVESKESNSTEEDNAIGSKSSTDDSTKSSLSIGFRQNGSRRKNKPRRAAEAVFECNGV; this is translated from the coding sequence ATGAGAAGAGGTAGAGGAAAAGGCAAGAGGCAGAGCGCTTCTGCTAGAGAAGATCGAGGAAGCGGCGAGGAAGAGAAGATTCCAGCTTACAGGAGAAGAGGGAGGCCACAGAAGGCGGTGAAAGATGAAATCgagggaggagaagaagaagaagagctagtgaagaagaagacagaaaaggaagaagagaaggatgatGGTTCAGTAACAAGTAAAGAAGATGTGACAGGAAATGGGAGGAAAAGGAAGAAACCAGTAGAGTCTAAAGAGAGCAATTCAACCGAAGAAGACAATGCGATAGGATCCAAATCAAGCACAGATGATTCCACGAAATCATCACTGTCTATTGGGTTTAGGCAGAATGGGAGCAGAAGGAAGAACAAACCAAGACGAGCTGCTGAAGCTGTTTTTGAATGTAATGGGGTTTGA
- the LOC104792088 gene encoding RNA cytidine acetyltransferase 2-like has protein sequence MRKKVDERIRTLIENGVKLRHRSMFVIIGDKSRDQIVNLHHMLSKAVIKCNPSILWCYKDKLDISSHKQKRSKQLKRLRERGQLDPEKLDAFSRLLDVGRVTHCLYKDSERILGNTFGMCILQDFEALTPNLLARTIETVEGGGLVVLILRSLTSLTSLCTMVMDVHDRFRTESHSEAAGRFNERFLLSLASCKACVVMDDELNILPLSSHIRSITQVPTEKDSEGLSEAERDLKSLKDELSDDFPVGPLIKKCCTLDQGKAVISFFDAILDKALRSIVALIASRGRGKSAALGLAVAGAVAAGYSNIYITAPSPDNLKTFFEFVCKGFDALEYKEHLDYDVVKSANPDFKKAIVRINIYKQHRQTIQYIQPHEHEKLSQVELLVIDEAAAIPLPVVKSLLGPYLVFLSSTVSGYEGTGRSLSLKLLQQLDEQSRAPATGLDGSLSGFLFKKIELNESIRYASGDPIESWLNGLLCLDVATCLPNPASHPSPSQCDLYYVNRDTLFSFHKDSELFLQRMMALCVSSHYKNSPNDLQLLADAPAHHLFVLLGPVDESQNKLPDILCVIQVCLEGKISENSALQSLRDGHSPYGDQIPWKFCEQFRDTEFPGFSGARIVRIAVHPNAMKMGYGSAAVELLTRYFEGEIAPISEADDKVDVEQTPIRVTEAAEKVSMLEEQVKPRTNLPPLLVPLHERRPEKLHYIGVSFGLTLDLFRFWRKHNFAPFYVSQVPSAVTGEHTCMLLRPLKNDELVVNESDELGFFTPFYKDFKTRFSKLLSDKFKKMDYKLVMSVLNPKINFPVVDSSGNSSDGYLKTLDGILSPYDMERLRAYTKNLTDFNLVYDICKTLAHQYFEEKIPVSLSYVQASILLCLGLQEVEFSSIERQMQLERGQVHSLILKVARELYKYLNGVAGKEIESALPRLKERELEPHNVSVDDDIREGANKSRNK, from the exons ATGAGGAAGAAGGTTGATGAACGTATCAGGACTCTGATTGAAAACGGTGTCAAATTGAGACACCGTTCCATGTTTGTAATCATTGGTGACAAGTCCCGTGACCag ATTGTGAACCTCCATCATATGTTGTCAAAGGCAGTGATTAAGTGTAATCCCAGTATCTTGTGGTGCTACAAGGACAAACTTGACATTAGCAG tcATAAGCAAAAGCGTTCGAAGCAGTTGAAGAGATTGAGGGAAAGAGGACAATTGGATCCAGAAAAGCTTGACGCCTTCTCGCGTTTGCTTGATGTTGGAAGAGTTACTCATTGCTTGTACAAAGATTCTGAACGTATTCTCGGAAATACTTTTGGCATGTGCATCTTACAG GATTTTGAAGCTTTAACTCCAAATCTACTAGCAAGGACTATAGAGACTGTGGAAGGTGGTGGTTTGGTTGTATTAATATTGAGATCACTTACATCGCTTACTAGTCTATGCACTATGGTTATG gaTGTCCATGACAGATTCCGAACTGAATCGCATTCTGAGGCTGCTGGCCGTTTCAATGAACGTTTTCTGCTATCACTTGCATCGTGCAAAGCATGTGTTGTTATGGATGATGAGCTGAATATACTGCCGCTTTCTTCGCATATCAGGTCGATTACTCAAGTTCCAACTGAAAAG GATTCTGAAGGGCTCTCTGAGGCAGAACGTGACCTGAAGAGTTTGAAAGATGAACTAAGTGATGATTTTCCCGTTGGTCCTTTAATCAAGAAATGCTGTACACTGGATCAG GGTAAAGCTGTGATCTCATTTTTCGATGCAATTTTGGATAAGGCTCTCCGCAGCATAGTTGCTTTGATTGCTAGTCGAGGGCGTGGAAAATCTGCTGCACTTGGTTTAGCTGTTGCTGGGGCTGTTGCTGCTGG ATACTCAAATATTTACATAACTGCACCAAGCCCGGATAACTTGAAGACATTCTTTGAGTTTGTTTGCAAAGGCTTTGATGCACTCGAATATAAG GAGCACCTTGATTATGATGTTGTGAAAAGTGCGAATCCTGACTTCAAAAAAGCTATTGTACGGATAAATATCTACAAGCAGCATAGACAAACTATCCAG TATATACAACCTCACGAGCATGAGAAGCTCTCACAAGTAGAGCTGTTGGTTATTGATGAAGCGGCAGCTATTCCTTTGCCAGTTGTGAAGTCTTTGCTTGGTCCTTATCTAGTTTTCCTATCGTCAACTGTCAGTGG CTATGAAGGCACTGGGAGATCGTTGTCCCTGAAACTCCTCCAACAATTAGATGAGCAAAGCCGGGCTCCTGCTACTGGTCTTGATGGTTCTCTTTCAG GTTTTCTTTTCAAGAAGATAGAACTTAATGAGTCTATTAGATACGCTTCTGGAGATCCAATAGAATCTTGGCTTAATGGCCTACTTTGCCTTGATGTTGCTACTTGTCTGCCTAATCCTGCGAG CCATCCTTCACCAAGCCAGTGTGATCTCTATTATGTCAACCGAGacacactcttttcttttcacaaaGATAGTGAGTTGTTTCTACAG AGAATGATGGCGCTATGTGTCTCGTCTCACTACAAAAATTCTCCTAATGATCTTCAACTGCTGGCTGATGCTCCTGCTCATCATTTGTTTGTGTTACTTG GTCCTGTTGATgagtcccaaaacaagcttcCGGATATACTTTGTGTTATCCAG GTCTGTCTCGAAGGAAAGATATCTGAGAACTCAGCCCTTCAAAGCTTAAGGGATGGCCATTCACCATATGGAGACCAAATTCCATGGAAGTTTTGTGAACAATTTCGGGACACTGAGTTTCCAGGGTTCTCTGGTGCTCGAATAGTACGCATAGCAGTCCACCCTAACGCCATGAAG ATGGGATATGGTTCTGCTGCAGTTGAACTCTTGACCAG ATATTTTGAGGGTGAGATAGCTCCAATCTCAGAAGCAGATGATAAAGTCGATGTGGAGCAAACGCCTATTAGAGTTACTGAGGCTGCTGAGaag GTCTCCATGCTCGAGGAGCAAGTAAAACCTCGCACAAATCTTCCACCTCTATTGGTTCCACTTCATGAACGACGACCTGAGAAGCTCCACTACATTGGTGTTTCCTTTGGGCTTACATTGGATCTCTTCCGGTTTTggagaaaacataattttgcgcCTTTCTACGTTAGCCAAGTCCCA AGTGCTGTGACTGGAGAGCACACATGTATGCTTCTAAGACCTTTAAAAAATGATGAACTAGTAGTCAACGAGTCCGATGAGTTGGGCTTCTTTACTCCCTTCTATAAAG ATTTCAAGACAAGGTTCTCTAAGCTGTTGAGTGATAAATTCAAGAAGATGGATTATAAACTTGTAATGAG TGTCTTAAACCCAAAGATCAACTTCCCCGTGGTTGATTCTTCAGGGAATTCATCAGACGGATATTTGAAGACACTTGACGGCATATTATCTCCATATGATATGGAGAGGCTCAGAGCATATACTAAAAATCTGACGGACTTCAATCTG GTTTATGACATCTGCAAAACACTTGCACATCAGTATTTTGAAGAGAAGATTCCCGTATCACTTTCATATGTTCAGGCATCTATATTGCTATGCTTGGGGTTGCAGGAGGTGGAATTTTCTAGCATCGAG AGACAAATGCAGTTGGAGAGGGGACAAGTACATTCTCTTATCCTGAAGGTCGCAAGGGAGTTGTACAAATATCTCAATGGGGTTGCAGGAAAGGAAATCGAATCAGCCCTCCCTCGTTTGAAAGAG AGAGAGCTCGAACCTCACAATGTGTCGGTCGATGATGATATCAGGGAAGGAGCAAACAAGTCGAG GAACaaatga
- the LOC104792089 gene encoding uncharacterized protein LOC104792089, protein MQLKSSSPSSSSSSSSSSSMKLKTLIQNLLTHPLYRFLRALARAKSIFLEISKHNNKKRKLMMFFPTKASKNQRKIFFGSFRLHYNWCSSHVVPVPQPFPFPAVSDIKGEEDEDSQLSGYLEWLEHKKVEDAEEISNVAAHDEEDDIDHLADMFIANCHEKFLLEKVESYRRFQEMLERSL, encoded by the coding sequence ATGCAGctcaaatcatcatcaccatcttcatcatcttcttcctcttcatcatcatccatgaAACTCAAAACACTAATCCAAAATCTCCTCACACACCCTCTCTACCGTTTCCTAAGAGCGCTGGCGAGAGCCAAATCAATCTTTCTAGAGATCTCGAAgcacaacaacaagaaacgAAAACTCATGATGTTTTTTCCAACAAAGGCTTCAAAGAACCAACGCAAGATCTTCTTCGGATCTTTCAGGTTGCATTACAACTGGTGTTCTTCTCATGTCGTCCCTGTTCCTCAACCCTTCCCTTTTCCAGCTGTCTCTGACATCAAAGGTGAAGAGGATGAAGATTCTCAGCTCTCTGGCTACCTCGAGTGGCTCGAACACAAGAAAGTCGAAGATGCCGAAGAGATCAGCAATGTTGCAGctcatgatgaagaagatgatattgaTCATTTGGCGGATATGTTCATTGCTAATTGCCACGAGAAGTTCTTGCTTGAGAAAGTCGAATCTTACAGGAGATTTCAAGAAATGCTAGAAAGGAGTTTGTGA
- the LOC104699191 gene encoding protein EMSY-LIKE 1, giving the protein MAEESLRAPESKSESDSGDGDVTCLSAEDVTKEALTVQEYQMKAFYHLLQVFSLETSTMSKKRTEIIEKLMNEWGISDETCNAFADKIQKNLLKLEKREDASVSDEKETQIVPETPLTKPASPSSTYVPESGKSWGSVNPEYLLGKCVRMRLPEEAEFNEYIIKAYDAEQEMHRVVAADSNAMEVDDPYSLIDLREVSPEDIMWEGGEKPNFDAPKQSTARRSLL; this is encoded by the exons ATGGCTGAAGAATCTCTCAGAGCACCGGAGTCTAAGTCAGAGTCTGACAGCGGCGATGGAGATGTGACTTGCTTATCCGCCGAAGACGTCACGAAAGAGGCACTTACAGTCCAAGAATACCAGATGAAAGCTTTCTACCATCTTCTCCAAGTTTTCTCTTTAGAAACCTCGACAATGTCAAAG AAGAGGACTGAGATCATTGAGAAACTGATGAACGAGTGGGGGATATCTGACGAAACTTGCAACGCTTTTGCGGATAAGATTCAGAAGAATCTTCTGAAGCTAGAGAAaag gGAGGATGCATCTGTATCTGATGAGAAGGAAACGCAGATAGTACCAGAGACGCCATTGACCAAACCT GCATCGCCGAGTTCGACTTATGTTCCTGAATCTGGAAAAAGCTGGGGTAGTGTTAATCCTGAGTATCTTCTTGGAAAATGTGTTCGTATGAGGCTGCCAGAGGAAGCTGAGTTCAACGAATACATCATCAAAGCATATGATGCGGAACAG GAAATGCATCGCGTTGTGGCCGCAGACTCGAATGCAATGGAGGTTGATGACCCGTATAGCTTGATAGATCTCAGAGAA GTTTCTCCTGAAGATATAATGTGGGAAGGTGGAGAAAAGCCAAACTTTGATGCTCCCAAGCAGTCTACAGCTCGACGATCCCTTCTCTGA